Genomic segment of Aquarana catesbeiana isolate 2022-GZ linkage group LG02, ASM4218655v1, whole genome shotgun sequence:
gcactgatgtggatgagaaggcctggctcgcaggcttTAATTCATCctaaggtgttctatagggttgaggtcaggactctgtgcatgccagacAAGTTCTTCCAccataaactcgctcatccatgtttgtGCACTGGGgcatagtcatgttggaacgggaaggggccatccccaaactgttcctacaaagttgggagcatgaaattgtccaaaatgtgttggtttGCTGACAACTTAAGAGTTCCCCTTACTTTaactaagggccaagcccaacctctgaaaaacaaccccacaccataatccccctctaccaaatgatttggaccagtgcacaaagcaaggtccataaagacatggatgagtgagtttggggtggacttGATTGGCCtgaacagaatcctgacctcaaccaaatagaatggtccaacattcccatagacacactcttaaaccctgtggacagccttgccattaaaattcatgtgtatgTACAGGCAGGCGTACCagtacttttagtaatatagtgtacttactaccttcttctcccgctcttcatcctgaaacatcaCCCACAGCAGccagggagagaagagaggagggaagccagcaacaCTGCAGGGTGGGTGGGGGCCAACATGCGGGGGAGGCCTTAGCTGTAGTGAGAATTAgcaccgcacatagtgattagggtgtgcccagacacacctggcacacctcctGTGAACGCCTATGAACCCAGTAATAGAGAATTTCAAGATCTGTGATCTGTTGCTTTTTGTATTCTTACTATAGCTATTATAGGATGACAATTTTATTACATTACAATAAATGCTAATTGTAGTACATtctttacagtggttgtaaaggtagaacgTTTTTAACCGTTAACCATTATCTGCATTAAAGCAGATCCTCAGCCCCGTCCCcatgtttttaacccctttttaccgGGTGCTGTCTTCTGCACAAACCAGATACTCATCCACTCAGCAGATCTAGCATTGTTCCACTGAGTCTACTGCAAATGCAGTGGATTGGGAGAATAAATAGTGTAGTGGCTTTTTAGTGATTTGCTATTCTGTAATTAATACATACTAGACATGTTAGTACATTTTTTTATGAAATATTCCTTATTATCTATATTTAtagtgtgtaaatttaaatattgtACACTAGCTGCGTATATAAtaagatctatttttttttcagcaggagaaTGGCTATAAACAATGAATCTGATTTTAACAACACCACACTTATGTTCAGCACTGAAGAACCAACAATAAACTGTACAAGTGCCATAGTGgacaatataataaaggtttactTTCTACCAACAATGTACAGCATCATTTTCATTATAGGATTTCCAGGAAATATTATTTCAATTTCAGTGTATGTTTTGAAGATGAGGCCATGGAGAACAAGCATCATCATCTTGCTGAATTTGGCCATCACAGACCTCATGCATCTCAGTAGCCTCCCCTTCTTGGTTTACAATTATGTTAATCAAGAGCACTGGTCTCTTGGGGACTTCACATGCAAGTTGATCCGCATTGTTTTTCATTTCAACTTGTATGGCAGCATTCTTTTCCTAACCTGTTTCAGCATCTTCCGCTATATTGTCATTGTTCATCCAATGAAATTTCACTCCATTCATAAACGGAGATGGGCAGTCATGGCGTGTGCAGCTGTATGGGTGATTGCACTAATTGAGGTCCTTCCAATGGTTATTTTAATGAGAGACATACAAGATACTGTAGCTTGCATGGACTTTGCAGTGTCTCTTGAAAGGTACAATGTACGCTGGTACAATGCCTGTCTCACTACCATTGGCTTTGCTTTACCATTGTTGGTGGTGACTCTTTGCTACACCTGTATCAATTGTAGCCTGGCAAATGGACCCTATACTGAAGATGTCCAAAAGAAAAAGGCTCGTAGGCTTGTTGTCATTCTTTTGAtcgttttttatgtttgtttttttcctttacataTTTTTAGAGCTATTCGTATTGAAACGCGACTACACCTTGTAAGTTGTGTATATGAAAAACATATTCATGCTATTTATTTAGCCTCTAGACCAATAGCTTCACTGAATACATTTGGCAATTTGTTACTTTATGTTGTGGTGGGAGGAAACTTCCAGCAGGCTGTTCAGTCAATTTATAAGACCAATCCTTATAAACAGCAGCCATAAGTCATGTATTGTTCTCACGCATATGTGAACCTTACTAAAATGTGCATATGTACCAATAACTGTTACTGAATGCAAGCAGCAGTCTGCACCTTTCAGACTGATAATATGCAAGAAAGGTAATAACTGTTTGAAGTACAGTGccttcgaaaaagtattcataccccttgacattttccacattttgtcatgttacaaccaaaaatgtaaatgtattttattggaattttatgtgatagaccaacacaaagtggcacataattgtgaagtgaaaggaaaatgataaatggttttcatttttttttttttacaaataaatatttgaaaagtgtggcatgtatttgtagtcagccccctttattctgatacccctaactaaaaatgtATGGAACGaattggcttcagaagtcacctaattagtaaatagagtccccctgtgtgtaatttaatctcaggataaatacagctgttctgtgaagccctgttgtggagaagtttaaagcatggttaggtgttaaaaaaatatcccaagctttgaacatctcatggagcactgttcaatccatcatccgaaaatggaaagagtatggtacaactgcaaacctaccaagacatggctgtccacctaaactgacaggccaagcaaggagagcattaatcaaagaagcagccaagaggtccatggtaactctggaggagctgcagagatgcacagctcaggtggtagaatctgttttcaggacaactataagtcatgcattccacaaatctggcctttatggaagagtgacaagaagaaagccattgagaaaaagaaagccataagaagtcccatttgcagtttgggagaagccatgtgggagaagccatgtgggggatacaacatctggaagaaggttgttctggtcagaagagaccaacaTTTTTTGTCCTAAGAGCAGAACTTTTGTCCTaagagcaaaacgctatgtgtggtggaaaactaacactgcacatcaccctgaacacaccatccccaccatgaaacatggtggtggcagcaccatgttgtggggatgcttttcttcagcaaggacatggaagctggtcagagtaaatggggaggtggatggagccaaatacagggcaatcttagaagaaaacctgttatgccccgtacacacggtcggactttgttcggacattccgacaacaaaatccatggattttttccgacggatgttggctcaaacttgtcttgcatacacatggtcacacaaagttgtcggaaaatccgatcgttctaaacgtggtgacgtaaaacacgtacgtcgggactataaacggggcagtggccaatagctttcatctctttattctgagcatgcgtggcactttgtccgtcggatttgtgtacacacgatcggaatttccgacaacggattttgttgtcggaaaattttatatcctgctctcaaactttgtgtgttggaaaatccgatggaaaatgtgtgatggagcctacacacggtcggaatttccgacaacaaggtcctatcacacattttccgtcggaaaatctgaccgtgtgtacggggcattagagtctccaaaagacttgagactggggcggagtttcacctttcagcaggacaatgaccctaaacatacagccagagctacaatggaatggtttagatcaaagcatatttatgtgttagaatgacccagtcaaagtccagacctaaatccaattgagaatctgtgtcaaaacttgaaaattgctgtttacagacactctccatccaatctgacagaacttgagctattttgcaaagaagaatgggcaaaaatgtcactctgtagatgttgaaagctggtagagacaaacccaaaaagacttgtagctgtaattacagcgaaaggtagttctacaaagtattgactcagggggctgaatacaaatgcacgccacacttttcacatatttatttgtaaaaaaaattgaaaaccatttattattttccttccacttcacaattgtgtgccactttgtgttgatctatcacataaaatcccaataaaatacatttatgtttttggctgtaacatgacaaaatgtggaaaatttcaaggagtatgaatactttttcaagccactgtattttttccccttaaaagATTTCATAGAAGAGTAATGCAGCAATCAGAATATCCAAGGTTGCAACTGCTACTGGCTCAGTGGGTTTATTCTTAATCATAGTGTTCTTATCAGCTAGAAGAGGAGACATGTGCTAAGAAATATGTTTTATTTCCTGAGGTATGAATATAAGTTGTTGCTATAGGACTCAAGCCAATGTTCACATCAGGGTCCAGAGGTGCTTATCTACACCTCTAACAGGAGATCCCTCTGTCcccacatattaaccacttgcttactgagcacctaAACCCCCCTTGTGCCCaaaccagttttcagcttttagcactgtcactctttgaacgacaattgcgctgtcatgcaacattgtacccaaatgaaatttttatcattttttcccacaaatagagctttcttttggtggtatttgatcacctctgggttttttattttttgttaaaaaaattaaaaaaggccaaaatgtaaaaaaaaaatacaaaaccattttatattttgttaataaatattgcaaacaggtaatttttctccttcattgatgttcactgatgaggctgcactgatgggaacagataggctgcactgatgggcactaataggcggcactggtgggcactgataggtggcatcggttggcactgagaggtggtactgatgggcggcacagaAGGGCATTAATAggttgcactgaagggcactaataggtggcactgataggtagcagttatgggcattgatgggtggcagtgatgggcactgttggggggcagtgatgggcactgatcggcagggcaggacttagagtggtgggggcccctgggcttgagtcactttcaggccctaccttctatacattactttaaatagaacaaaatgttgactggtaccatagacagtgttacatgttaaaaaaagtaataatctatttatatgaccactgattgaagcttgaaaaacttgtcactgatgacagatgacactaatatgtggcactgatgacacgtggcactgatgacagatggcactaatacgtagcactgatgaaagatgcactaatacgtggcactgatgacagatggcactaatacatggcactgatgacacatgacactaatgacagatgacactaatatgtgacactgatgacacgtgacactgatgacagatggcactaatacgtggcactgatgacagatggcagtaatatgtggcactgatgacaggtggcactgatacgtggcactgatgacatgtgacactgacaggtggcactgaggacaggtggcactggggacaggtggcactgattggtggcactggggacagatggcactggggacagtgtgcgatggggacatttggcactaataggtggcactggggacagatgacactggggacagatggcgatggggacatttggcactgataggtggcactggggacagatgacactgatacgtggcactgatgacaggtggcactggggacaggtggcaccaggggcaggtggcactgataggtgtcactggggacagatggcactggggacagatggtgatggagacatttggcactgatatttggcactgatgacacgtgacactgacaggtggcactggggacaggtggcactgggggcaggtggcactgataggtggcactggggacagatggcactgggaacagatggcgatggggacatttggcactgataggtggcactggggacagatggcactggggacatttggcactgataggtggcactgatacgtggcactgatgacacatgacactgacaggtggcactggggacaggtggcactggggacatttggcactgataggtggcactggggacagatggcactatgttgtgtaTTGTAACTGTAACTAGTGTAagtgttcactcaccgctgcagcatggaagctctccctcctcacacgctctctctgtgtgaggaggtcgagccggcgatgagagatgatctcatatgttttaCATATGATTGggcatttagcacgatctgtgattggttgtgtccaagggacacggccaacacagaacttcccctcTGCGCCCCCACGGCGGCGCGCAGAGGGgtagtaaacaggaggatgtccagggacaccctcccggcaattggcgtccgcgctgtagctgtctttcggctatagcgcgggcgccgcggggccccctattggacggggcccatgggcttgagcccagccaagccctatagtaagtccggccctgttgatcggcactggtaggtgacactgataggcagcactgcaggtggcactgatgaggcactgattggcaccactggtgcgcattgataggtggcactagtaggcattgatagatggcactaattgctggcactgttatgcactggtgggcactgattcatggcactgtgggcactggcagtgccatgaatcagaaaaaaaaaacgattaccgatcttctgtttacataacatgatcattggctgacagctgattacgtggtaaggggccaggatcaagCCTTTATtccaatctgtgatcacctgagtctctgtgactcggtgatcacagcgcgcacctcGCGCGACCTGCAGGCATTCATGAATTAATGTTAGCCTAAAAGAAAATGAATTCATAGAAATCTAGTCCCATGTAATATCATATGCATACATTTTAAGGATTTGATACATTTTATCTACCTTATTTGGTGACAGTTCTCATTCTATGAAAAAGCTTTACttacaaaaatatattgataatATAGGATGAGTCCAGAGTTGGGCAACAAAAAAGGTTAGGTGAGGGATAAAACATGTAAAGAGGATCTTAATATGTAAAGCCTTGAAGAAATAAggtattgaaacctttaaatacattaaagtggtattaaacccaaaaactaaaatgtaatatattgcagcttaccaatctttagatgttttagatgcatttgttttcttttttaggctctatGCACATTAgcttttttataagctcaaaaaacgctagaaaaaaaaaacgctggatgaacgctggatgaaaaatgctgataatagcatttttgtgccagcttgtgGTAgcgttttagtagcttttagaagcttttaggagcattagcattttgtTAGTGTTTTTACAGtacttaaagaaaaaaaacgctaaaaagaaAGTTGTTAGGAGCATTTTAGTAACATTTAGAATCATTTTGAAAACTTTAGGTGCGTTCAGCATTTTTTTCAACTGGAAGAATgcaccaaaataaattaaaaatgtctGCTCCTAgaccctgaagctcaaaaaatgctaatagcctaaagtagtgtgcatggacacataggataacactatttagcttctaggagcagaaaaaatgctgataacagctTATAGGAGCTTAAAAAAcattagtgtgcatggagccttaggcctcttgcacactgcagcttgaaaaagctcagtacagtacaacttttttttttttactgatctaaaataaagcccattaattgtaatgtgcctatgcacacaggcgtgtaaaGAAGCTCCGTgtaatcttcaataaaaaaaaaatagaaaaatctgcatttttgctcaGTAATTTAAGCCTCATGCGAGCAAATGTGCAAATGTGCATTAACATATTGCAAACACGAGAATAAGTTTGCATGAAAATGTgcgaaaatacattttaaaaaaaaggaaaccggctgaaaaagtagatgcccaaacaggagtatcgtgtgcgaGAGTGCCACAtacacacaaccgttttttccATTGGAATGAACtccgaaggtttttctgacggagttccgctgaaactgtcttgcgtacacacgatcacaccaaagtccagaacgcggtgacgtacaacatgtacgatgggactagaaaaaggaagttcaatagcgagtagccaatagctgccgtctcgtacttgcttcagagcatgtgtcatttttggtctgtcggaacagcatacagccgagcggttttcccgataggaattgattccgtcggaaagatttgaaacatgttctatttctaggtccgtcagaattttcgaaaaagaaagtccgatgaggcatacacacgatcggaatgtccgctgaaaagattccgtctgacttttcctgccggaaagtccgaccgtgtgtacgcggcattaggctttttccctctttttttacctggtgatttggccagtaacacttGTATTAGAATGCCTCCACTGCATgatggagcacagggggcacctttggacagcagcattgtcagtctggggggaggggagtgttagatgggcTAGCAGATTTATTAACACTAACAAATTGAACCCAAACTCCAGCTAtttctttataagcagttacagcaaacattttattTGCCTTTTGAGATGAAGactttacacaaataaataaaagctcatCATTGTAAGCTCCCGTGACAATGTTAAAAGGTTTGTCCTATCCccgtaactgatacatctgcaagagagcttgttcttttaaaaaacagcagacttactggctggatcaccacatgaaaatagaagaaagaaagcctaaaaaggaaaaaaaaatgcagtcatcacatctaagaattggtaagctgcaatataattaatgtttgtttatgtttttaatcccattttaaagcctagtacacaccacaacTGACggctcaggtcagagccgctgtactaacaatccaaagttagtacaatgatctcccttgctgtgctattgtgttctgacagggggagccCCCCAACcaaacactctggtcagtgctctcagacATTTGTTGAGAGCACAGCATTGGAGCTGGTTGCCAGACCCTTTTCGGgtcatgagccttcgacagaagccagcttccGTCAGACTGGCTGTCATACACAGGGGCCACATGTCGGCTGGTTTCTTTTGAACTGGCCAATGCCGGACGATATTTGGCCcaggtgtactaggcttaagggtgTAAATAAGCTTCAGGAGGCAGTATTTTTGCTATGAAGCTTGGATCAAGAAAACAGGGATGTCACATTAAACTAGGaaaaggaaagttcaaaactaacatTAGAACGTATTATAAGAGTAGTAGTGGGCTTGGaaaagacttccagcagaggtcatGAGTCAGAcaacagtaagtgaatttaaaCTTGCTTAGGAAAAACATAGATTTATACTCAGGCAGGAAAAGGTtaggcaaaaatataaaaaaataaaaaaaattaaaaaaaacggcatacTCGATGGACcacttattttttttctgctgtgtcAATATGTTTCTATATTTCAGCATTTCACAAAGCAATGAACTTACGGAAAAAGGAAAATAATTTGCTAGGCCTCATGGGCGTTGAAGTTCAGCATTGTTCTCATAGGATTTGTGGCACAATAAAACATTTTGTAAAGGGCTTCACATTTCTTTGAGCACACTGTAAAGCTTGCTCTGTCTTGCAGAAATAGTATACCCTGATAGTTTAACTGCAGTATCAAGCCAGATATAACATTTACGACAGCATTTGTCACAGGTGACTAAGGGGAGCAAAGAATGGATTTCACCCAGagactatggtgtatatataaacTTTAAACTTTTTCTGTACATTTTTTACCTAGATAAAGCAAATTTCATATATATTGCTAAACTGTATAAATGAATCATTGCTTATCTATAAGAACAATTTTATCTGAAACATAGAACAAACTAATGTAACAAGTTATCAAAATTCTCGTGTATAACTAAACATATGAACTGTCAAGAGTTCAGTATTTTCTTGCAAAGGACATGCTGCTAATAACACAGAGTACTAATACATGTTGTATTTAATATTACCTTACTGTGATTGTACTTGAAATAATAGAGGACTGCTGTATACAAAATAAAGTTTGAATGGTAAACTGTAATTACAAGTCACGTGTAGTTGCCTGTGAAACATATTCTGATCCCATTGTTAATTATATTTCCAGAGGAAACTATTTTGGTTTACCGAAATGGAAGGCGTAGTAAATAAACTAATTTGCTAACTAGCATTTTGATATGCATTCCACTTATCCGATCATGCAATTATTTCTATCCAGAATAGGCAACCTGTCAAccagtttttacaaaaagtgatATAGGAGGAAGGgattagtggaaacgtagcctaaacAGTTGGCAGATAtctaggctgctttcacactgcttccTTGCAAAAAGGtggtaaaaatgcatatgcatttttgctgcatttccggtgtgttttgcacctgtgaaaaaaggaaatgtgacaaaaaatgcaccaaaaacacaactGCAGGTGCGTTTTTTGTCAAGTTTTTTCTATgcattttccattcatttcaatagggagGTTACATTTTTTGTTTGCCGCACCAAACAAGCAcctaaaatgcagcatgcaggacttatGTTTAATGCAATTGATTCACAAATGACTCGTGTGAAGCGTTCCATAGGATTTACAGTAatggtcatgcatttttcttctgcttttggtaaggcaaaaatggaagaaaaactgattacaggcataccccacttttaagttcgcaatgggctttatttactaaagctggaaagtgcaaaatcaggctcacctctgcatagaaaccaatgagcttaattgaacaagctgaggttagaagctcattggtttctatgcagaggtgagcctgatttagatttttttccagctttagtaaataaaccccatgatgtacttaaaagtggggtatgcctgtagtgtgAAAcggtcttaaagaggttgtaaaggcagaaggtttttttttttatcttcatgcattctatgcatgaagataaaatatCCTTTGTGTAtatcagcccccctcagtccccctctaatacttacctgagcccatctctatccagcaagtgcctcggccgtccaggactctcccatTGGATCCAATGGCATCCAAGTgccattggatcccactgctgtcaatcaaagtcagttagccaatcaggagagagagagggggtggggccaaaaagcagctctgtgtctaaatggacacagggagctgcggctcgactcgggtgcccccatagcaagctgcttgctctggggggggggggggcactcaacaggagggagggaccaggagcaccgaagagggacccgagaagaggaggatcagggctgctctgtgcaaaacctttacacagagcaggtatgtataaaatgtttgttatttttaataaaagaaaaaacgagacttttgtatcactttaagtATTGTGTGAGCAAGCTATTTCTGCAACATGTAGCTGTCAA
This window contains:
- the OXGR1 gene encoding 2-oxoglutarate receptor 1 translates to MAINNESDFNNTTLMFSTEEPTINCTSAIVDNIIKVYFLPTMYSIIFIIGFPGNIISISVYVLKMRPWRTSIIILLNLAITDLMHLSSLPFLVYNYVNQEHWSLGDFTCKLIRIVFHFNLYGSILFLTCFSIFRYIVIVHPMKFHSIHKRRWAVMACAAVWVIALIEVLPMVILMRDIQDTVACMDFAVSLERYNVRWYNACLTTIGFALPLLVVTLCYTCINCSLANGPYTEDVQKKKARRLVVILLIVFYVCFFPLHIFRAIRIETRLHLVSCVYEKHIHAIYLASRPIASLNTFGNLLLYVVVGGNFQQAVQSIYKTNPYKQQP